Below is a window of Gammaproteobacteria bacterium DNA.
CAAATACAAATGAAATTGCACTACACCGCCAGAGCCAGGGAAGACCTGGAATTGGCCTTCGCATGGTACGAAAGGCAGCGAAGGGGTCTGGGGTTTGACTTTCTCGATTGTATCGAGACGGCCGTTAAGTCAATTCTTGAGCATCCGGAAATGTATAGGGCCGTATATTCCACCTTCCGAGGCTGTGTGGTTAGAAGGTTTCCCTTCTCAGTTTTCTATACCATCGAGGGCGCTGACGTTGTAGTACACGCGGTATTTGACAATCGTCAAGACCCTATGAAGAGGCCATAACAATGCGCTGCACGCGGACTCGCTAAACGCTCGCCGGTGAACGTACCGTTAGCGCAATCAGTGCTCGACAATGGCAAAAGTCAAAAAGAAACTTACCCCCGCTCAAAAACGAGCGAAGAAGAAAGCAAAGGAAGAAAGACAGAAGAAATATGTGTGGGTGTTTATGAATGGCAAACAAGTAAGGGTCAAACGCCCAGAAACAATTGATGGAGTTGATCCAGATGAATTTATAAGAAACAACGCCGATCCAATATGGCTTCATCAAAATGAAATGCTGGAATACATGGATCAAGAAGAAGATCAATTATATGTTGGTGAGGAGTCAGAGTTGGACTCATACATATATAACTATTGTGGTAAATGGAGAGACAGCGAAGGGAATACTATTTTCATTGAGCCAATTGATGAAAAACAAGTATATGTTACTTATGTGAAGTCTGGTGAGGGCAAGCCTATGTTACGCCCTTGGTTAAATAATATGCCAGCTTCGAAAATGATTGGCAGACATGACCCAGAATGGGGGCCATCGTTGGATATAGAGCTTTCGAATAAGGGCGATGGATTTTGCCTCAGCCTGGATTTTCATTTTGAGGATGGCAATTATAATGCAATCGCACCATCTATAATACGCGATGAAAAAGACAGTCACTTAGATAAATATTATTATCTATTTGGCGCTTTGAGTTCATATCATAGGCAGAGCGATAATGGCGCTAACAAGGCAAATTAACTCGGACCGCAAAAACCGCTACGCGCTTTTTGCGTCCGGTTATTTGCGGCATCAAGAAGAAGCGCACGCATGGAAACAACAATACTCGTAAAAAGTAGTAGCAGAGATGAACCGTATGCAGTAGCAGTTTCATCAACTGAATCTAGGCTATCAATCTTCTGTGATTGCCCTGCTGGCGAATGGGGGAAATATTGTAAACATAAAATGGCGATCGTATTAGCCGATGAAAGAATCCTTTTTGATGAAGAGCAAAAGGATAATTTCAATAAAGTAAAACAATGGATTGTTGAGTCCGGCTATCCAGATTTAGTTCAAGAACTTCGGGAATCTGAAAAAGCACTCGAATCGGCAAAGAAAAACGTGAAAAATCAAAAAGAAAAGATTGCTCGTTTAATGAAAGAGGGTTTGAAATAGTGGAAATTGAAGCCAGAAGAGATGATAGAGGTTACGCTCTTATTGCGAATTTTGAAGATGGCTTTGCTCTTGGCTGGAAGATGGCTGTTCCAGAGGCATTTAAGGAAGCGCTTGATATTAAACTGACACCAAGAATATTGGCAAAGAAAAAGGAAATGCTATGGACGCAGGGTCGTTTATATGATTTCCACGAAGGAGATACCATTCATGATACCAAAGATGCGTATAAAGAATGGGGCGAAGCATTAAAACACTTAAAGCTTAGTGTACAGGTGCAATTCGCATCTTCTTCAGGTTATGTAAATTACGAAACAGTAGAAGTTCAAAGCAAGGAATTGGAAATAATCCATCAAAAAGGAAAGTCAAAACCAAAAAAAGAAACCGTTGATGGGTTAGCTGTAAAAAAGCAGCGCATAGATCATGGCTTAGTGCGATTCGAGGTTTATCGTCCAAACAAAGAGAAAACAGCAGTGGAGGAATGTGAAACTCTAGAATGCACGCAGGATGACTTCGTTGCTTTTCTACAAACCGGCATAGTCCGTACAAAGGAAAATAAGCTATTGAATCTATTTGCAGAAAATGCCT
It encodes the following:
- a CDS encoding type II toxin-antitoxin system RelE/ParE family toxin, with the protein product MKLHYTARAREDLELAFAWYERQRRGLGFDFLDCIETAVKSILEHPEMYRAVYSTFRGCVVRRFPFSVFYTIEGADVVVHAVFDNRQDPMKRP